Sequence from the Argentina anserina chromosome 7, drPotAnse1.1, whole genome shotgun sequence genome:
ATCAACAATGAAACCACATTGAAAGTTGCTGCATTTATGATATAAATAGGTTTGCTCCATTAAGGTATGTCTCGTCCCTTTTTGAGTGCTTTATTTTGGAACAAGTGGATCCTATTCTTcttgccgaaaaaaaaaacttgggtGTCTTTATGCATGTTATGTCTAACATTTCAAGCAAATTTCTTATTGTATTATGTCACTAGCTTTTGATGAACTGAGAGGTGTCTAGAAGATTTTCTAATTGCATTAAAAAAGAACCATAAAACTACATTTACCTGACCAATTATGTCatataacatatatacatgAGAATGCGATGAACATGTTGATGTAGTACTGATGTAACTATTGAAAAAACTAACCTTAGCTTATTTAAAATAGAAAACCAAACTACAATTTGGCCCTTATAATTTCTTAATAGtctaattttagtttttttgtgTTCTTAGAATCTTAGGTTGCCTTCTTCagttttttgttaaattgtaTAGAAGAGAGAACTGATAGTGTCTTTGGTTCTATTTTTCACTTTTTGTGTTTTTAGGTCTTTTTTTATGTGGCTTCACTGGATTGTTTGAAAGTTGAGCTTTAAGCAAGAAGGTCAACCTTACAGGTTTCGTATTTTAGTCGCGATTCAAGATGAACATATTTTTGTCATCTAGGTTGATCTTCTCTCACCATCGCAGATGTTACTTCATTGGATTTATGAGACATAACTTTTGTTTGTGGAGCGATGCCAAATAAAGCTTATTAATTTCGCATTTTCATATAGCATATAAGTAttttgtccttttttttttgaatttacaGGAGATAAGTCCTTGAGCAAAGGGGAAGAGAATTGCTTCATGTGTTGGCCCCTTGCTTCattgcttttgtttttggtttggtACTTGCGTGGTGAGGCCCAAACTGGCGACTAAGGAAGCCACTGTTTATAAACAAATATGAGATGTAAAAATATAGTAGTTACTTTTTAGAAACCAAGTAGCACATCCATTGAAAATAGCTTCAGCTATTACAGTATTTTGTattaatatttgttttatgttaACATCCTAAAGTTTGGCTGTTCATGACCTGTTACTGGCAGAGTTTGGAAGATAATTTACCCGCAGCAACGCGCGGGCACTCTAACCTATTTCAATTACTAGTCCTCTTTCTCGCAAATTCTGAATGTCATCTTTCCAATTTCTTCCATACTTTGTCTATCTCAAATTCACATTTCCATAAGTTTCATTTTTCATCCAAGAAGCCACAGCAAAGCGCGGGCTTGCTGACTAGTCATGAACAAAAGAGGCGAATCAAACAGAACGTTCTGTAGAAATAAAACAACATGAGGACTCCTCAAGATGAAAATTCCCGAGGAGGAAATTGTTATCAAACTGAAAAAGAGGAGATAACATGGAACAAATTAAGCCGAactgtttgggcctaaaataatactccggtattatctacTCTTTAGActcgtggaccggttatttggaAAAAATCTATCATAGAGCAAGATTACCTAccgtattggaatagatttaggggactaacgctgtatagaatctgagttgaataaggaaggtgaatccaaatcaactaggaggttctaaagacttgatccgcaagaaagaacaatttgtgttctctatataaatgggtcgaatgtgcagaataacacacacaacgtcaaacaaactatcgtgcaaccgcatagtcaaatctCCCCACAgagtaaaagtccgattagcttcggcaaccaagtctcccatcggagcggagctacccagatgtacgcctcgcgctgcatgtagcaaacaagtccgattaacctcggtaactagagtcaagtccatcgagtcgctagcctagcttctagcaaacacaaaagtctgcactagtcagcaattcCCTATGGCGAGAGAGTCCTGCTATCAACGACAcattataagctctgcttttccccaagcagtctaaagtaagatcggccatctacttgaggtggagtgaaatgtacctagcaactccggttgtgtataggtcattcaaACTttagcggtttatcagcaactgcggagtaatcatttgagaagaagacagtacgtgagcgCGATCATCGTCAAAcaaagcaagagttgtacctaactcaaaggtactggcacgctaGCAACAACAGAGACTGAAGGTTAGAACCATCTAGGGTTCAACAccggggcttgctgattgttctctgaggaagatctttttcccagctcgaacacgAACAAAATGAAAGCTATATCGGCTGAGGTCTGGGCAACATAATTCGTTTCCTTTTGCATATAAGTtgattttataaaaaaaaatcctttaGTGGTTGACAGGCACCACTTTCATTCTGCCGTTCGACATCACCGGAGAATCGTCATTGTAGCCTAGAAAGGAATGTAGAGTATGTATGTCGAGAGAGTCCTGCTATCAACGACATattataagctctgcttttccccaaacagtctaaagtaagatcggccatctacttgaggtggagtgaaaggtacctagcaactccggttgtgtataggtcattcaaACTTTAGCAGTTTATCAGTAACTGCGGAGTAATcatttgagaagaagacagtacgtaAGCGCGATCATCGTCAAAcaaagcaagagttgtacctaactcaaaggtactggcacgctaGCAACAACAGAGACTGAAGGTTAGAACCATCTAGGGTTCAACAccggggcttgctgattgttctctgaggaagatctttttcccagctcgaacacgAACAAAATGAAAGCTATATCGGCTGAGGTCTGGGCAACATAATTCGTTTCCTTTTGCATATAAGTtgattttattaaaaaaaaaaaaatcctttaGTGGTTGACAGGCACCACTTTCATTCTGCCGTTCGACATCACCGGAGAATCGTCATTGTAGCCTAGAAAGGAATGTAGAGTATGTATGTTAGCTGGCCCTTTGATTTTGTTGGTTTATATTGTCAATTTTGGTGCTTtaagtttccttttgtttCAAGTTAGTCACGTACCATTTGAATCAGTTCATCTTAATTGTATTAGTTATGATCCTGTTTTTATTGAGAAGGGATCTAGGCATGAGTGATTCATTTTAGTTTGAGGCTAAACAGTGAAACGATCGAGACAGTTAATCCAGATATCCAACGTCTAATTACTCTTGTTTTTCCAGCGTACTTTTCTTTTTCGAGCGTCTTATAAGAGAAACATTGTTCCCTTTGGTAGAAATTCGAGATCAACTGCTGGTAGTACGTCTTCCCCCCTCAGCCCCTCACCTAAGTTCAACTGTTCAAGTATATGTTTcatggttttgtttttctttgtatCTATGTTTGCGTTTTCCTTTCATGTTTATGTTTGGGAGAGATTAATCATATGAAAAAGGATCAAGGGTATACGCATGAGTGTCTGATTTCCATATTCCTTTTTTGGCTTTTAAGTTTCTTCTGATTTGTCATGCAGACGCTTTTTGTATTGATTGTAGAAATCCACTGATGGATTCCTCATTCATTCGAACAACAGGACTGTAAAAATGGGTGTGTCTACGAGGAGTTGTGCAGTCTGTCTATTCTGCCAAGATCTAGGgttgtttttaagaaatggCCCCGGTGCGAGTCGCGCAACCCAAATTAAAACTGGCTAGCTCATGTCCCTTATGACTGGAATGGGGTATCTAAATCTTACTGCAAAGCCCTTTTCTTTACTTATGGCCCTTTTCTTTACTTATGGGTCTTAAATATATGGTGTTTGTATATACATGCATGGAAATTAAGAGTAATAAAGTAGATATATGGAACAGAGAACAAACACAAACTTGAgctatgcatatatatatatatatatatatatcaatttgaTTGTGTGATACTTACCTACAGAAATTTTCCTTTACCCTAGCCTAGCTATTCAATTCATCTCTCAATATTAAAATTAATGTTTGTACAGATTTCTCAGAGAAACCAACCCCCACCCCCCCACCCCCGGTCATTGAATCCATTGATACAAACATtgattaacatatatatttgaatcACATAACAGACAACTTCCGAGAGATAGAAAAACTTGGTATTGAGTATTAAAGTTGATCCCTTCACTGTGTGCACATGTTCATACAGACACATATAAACATAAACATCAACAAgtaattaacacaaataatGAAAAAGATTAAACCCACGAGACAAAGACAAAACAGATCCATCCTTTTGAAAAGGACTAACTATATGTAGCTATGCTCGCTAGCTTAGAATCGATCTTAGGGTTTCTTGGTGGCACTGCCTGCAGCTCTGTACCTTTTAGCAAATCTATGGAACAAAGCCAGTGCATTACTAGTCGTTTGAGCCACATTGAGCACCTTCCCTTTAATTGTCGCCTTCAGTTTGCTCATATTAGGTCCCGGAAGCGCATCCACACAAGTATTTGCATCAGTTAGAGCAGAGCCAACCCATGTCTCGACGTTGCTTATGTGCCAAAACAGGTCGTCGCCCACAGATTCTTTCTCCAACCGACGTAGTTCCTTGATCGCTCCACTGAGTTGATCCACGCTATCATTTATCTGCTGCAAGCAATCATGAACAACTTGGTTTTCCCTCTTCAATGTGTTGATCTGTCTTGCCACCTTGAGCACGAAGGCTCTTGCATATAGGGCACGGTAGAGGCTTGCCGTCAAGGCGACTTGAGCGAGTTCCTGGGGGCTTTGGATGGTCATGTTGGGTTTGACGTAGGTGGAGAGGCAGTGAATGCATAGGTCTGGGTATCGGGTGGTCCGGCATGCAGCTTCAATGTTGGCTCGGGCCCTAGAACGTCGAGCAGTATGTCCGGAAAAGGCTGGCTCCACTGTCCTCGAAAGGGAGAAGAGGGAAAGGAAAATTACCAGCAAAGGGAGGCAAAGTTTGGccatcttcttttcttctttacgAGAGAAATGAGGAatgtcaaaattctaaagAGAGAGTTTGAACTTCCGAGTCTGATAGATGTAATGGAGTAAGATGGTGCTTATATAGCTAGGTTTACAAGGTTTATCACATGGATGAACACATGATTAGCTTAACGTGCGCTTTAAGTGCATTAAGCTGCAATAAATTGTGTAcattattatattttgatcCAGAAGAGCGAGATCCCATTAACTAGTAAATTCCAGATTAGATCAAGATAGTTTACTATTTAAGGTGATAACTATGACTCTGCCTACCATTGGCATTATGTCAACTCGAATCTTTGATATGAAGAAATGCATGCCTGGCTAGATCAACCTTGATTCTTCATTTCTGGGTAGCCAACATCTGCAAAACTTCATGGGATTGACAATTAGCGCGTGtcgtatattatatatgttggtcAATGCTTCAAGCAGTTTACGTTTCTTTCTCTTTCGATCAATCTATTTGTGATCTACGTTTCATTATTCTACCATTACACGTACCGAAAACCATGAACAAACTATACATCGATCTCGACATAGTAAACAGGAATTAATATATAGTTCGATATGAACAAAAAGAATGTCCATCTGTGACACTATTATGACTTTGTTAGTCTTGACAGTAGCTAGCAAGAACTTGACATACACGTCCCCGCGTTTTCTCCATTTCTGGAATCCGGATCCCTTTCGGTTAGGGCTTCTTTGTTAGCACTTAGCAGTTAGCACCTCTGCATAATCTAATATATATctcagctagctagctagctgttGATCCTATGGACTTATATATATGGTGCCCCATTTGGTTTCTAAGCTTGTTGGGGCCTCCGGGTCTCGGATATGGGTGACTGATGTATCTCAAGCTAGTTGAAGTGAATGCATGCATATAATACTGATCCGGATGGTTTTTACTTTGCTGGCAACGGTATTATTATTCCTGGTGATTTGGAAGGGCTCATCTGAGGTCCCAAAGGTGTTACGATGCATGATTTAGTGGTCATTTTCTGGTTCATTTTGCTAATAGTGGTGCTAGCTAGGGCATGCTTCTTAGTAACTGCAGTCCACAGTTCTTGGTAACCACAATTCGGCTACTAAATGGACGACGCATGTCTTCCTACGACCTACCCAGGAGTTTAGGGTACTGACATACTGTTATCATCTCAGGTGAAGCAGTACATAAAATCTTTACTGATGTCGTTTTCAATCTTGCGATCGTGCCATCGTGAGTGTATAAACAATTTACTGATGTTGTTTTCAATCTTACGAAGATGATATCAGCCATCCAATACAGATAAAATCTTTATAATCTGAGCAGAATGATTGTGCATTAAGTTAGTACACATAATAATTTTGTTAGGGAACACAATCCTCTCATTTCGGTGATGAGATTCTAAAATAATATATCAAGGAAACACTAATTATATGTTCTAGAATGGTGCAAGTGGAGTGGGGAAGAGGAACACCACACTCTTTGGCAATCAATCATGTGGGCTTAGATGGTTTCTGgaaaaatcaatcaaaatgATCCTTTTCCTCCGCTACAATCTTTAAACATCTTGCATGCAATTCATTTTGCAAGATTTCGTATTACAGACATTGTTGTCTTAGTTTCACCAACATAATTACTGCAAGTAACCTTGCATTGACCTGCACGCTTTCCTTCTCCCAGTTATAGAATAAGATGAATATATATGCTTATCTATTTCCTATGGAGACGTCAACGTGTTAGCTTAGCCAAGATAAATATACTGCATTCTTTGCATCTATGTCATTCTTGATAGCTGGGACAAGGACTCCCAATTCGCAAGGTTGGATAGCCCCGTTTAAAACAGAAAATATCAGGTCCAGTTGCTGCAGGACTAGAAATTTGACAAGATTTTCAGCCAAGATGTGATTACTCATAACCAAGATGTTCAACCTTACTAGTCCTGGTTATGAGTTATGACCCCAGGTTCACTTTAAAAAAGGAAGCCAGCCAATTGTGCCCTGGAGGATCAATTGGGGCACATCTCGGGCTTAgtcaaagaagttaaagacATACCGTGAAGAACATCTACCATTTAACGTTGTACATGATAAGGATCTGAATCCTACCATAATTGCATTCTCACCCAAGTGAAACGATTAGACAATTTCATAAAAGAAAATGCTGTATGACCATGGATATGGCAAAGCTCCAAACAACTAAAACAGAAtcatactacaacaatattaATCCACTCATTCCCCTCGTGGTTTTTGTACACCAGATTCtcagaaaattgaaaataaatctGCTTAAAAGTTCTTACAGAACACATACCAGAAATGATAGAGAGAGAATGATTGATATTTGATAGCTATTTCATCTTACAATTATACAAGGAAAATACAGACAACAATATATGAAAAGTAGCAACAGACTGTATAAAACACCACATACCCATATGGACATCTTATAGAACTGATCTGGCCATTCATTCAGCAACCTTCATACCAGAGAGATAAACTCGACTCTGGATCACACTGCCTCCAACCCAGAAACCAGGCATCACCATGAGACCAACCTTAGGCTTTTGATCACCTTCATCCATTACCAAATTCTTTACCACACTTTCCATGTAAACCTCTGAAAACTCACTCCCCCTCTTAACCTGGAAGATCTCAACATGAGGATCAAAAGAAAAGGCCAACCTGTGCAAAAGCCATATTGACTTGGCCAGTTTTAAGAAAGCCTGGTAAAATGGAGTCCTTGGATGCCCGCCACCCATTATATAATTTCGTTGATCTAAATTCCCAAAAAATGAAGTCTCCATTTTCGGGTGAACCACTACTAGGTACTTGGTCCTGCAATATCTCCCAAAAACAGAATCTGGAGTTTGGCCAAGCATGTCCAATGGATCCATGTCCCGAAGAGTGAGAAATTGGTGGAAGAAGCTCTCCTTAGCTATTGTAAGATTGTCTAGTTTGATGGAGAAATTTTCCTGCTGGAAGCCACTGAACATTCTTTGGCATATATGAGACTCAAATGCATACTTTTTGTGAGGTCTCTTTGCATACACAACTGAGGGTTCAATTGAGTTAGCAGCTGCATCAAGGTCCCACCCAGCCGCTTTCATCATGTTAATCAATGGTTTGGCAAAGTCGTGAATAGCTTTATATGCTGCTTCAACAACTGATGTAAAGAGATCAGGGGTTAAATCCACAGAAGAAGATCCATTTTCACCAGAAGAAGCTTCTGATTCTTTTGTGGACAAACCCCTAAGCTTTAGATTCTTTTCCAACTTTGCTTGTTTCTGTTTTGCCTCCTCAATATGCTGCTGAAGCTGCATGATTTCAGAATCTTTATTCTGGATCTCAGACTGGAATTTTTTAACCATCACCCCATAGGTTTTCAGCAAAATTTGTTGTTCTTGAATTTCTGCAGCTAAGCGGGAATCCTGTGGAGAAACACATACTGGGCTGGGATTGTTCTCCCTGTAGAAGTGTTTAAGTTCTGAGAGATTTTTCAGCTCAGAAATAACAAGCTTATCGGCAGCTTGAATTTTGTCAGGGTCATAGGGAGTATGAGCAGCTTGGAGTTGGATGTAAGCTGACTTCAGGGACGAGATGTTTGTAAAAACTTTAGATATCAGGGCTTCCACAGCTTCTGGATTCTGACTCATTGAATCTTCCATTGGTTGTGGGTGAACCTTCTGGCTATTGCTCTCACGGAGTTGTGTATCTCTTGCTCCAGTTGGTAGCATAGCTACTTCCCACAAGAGTGGTTAATGTGAACACCTTCAGAAAAACCTCTAACAGTAGGCAACCTGCAAACAAAATTATGTTTAAACCAGGTCATAACACAAAAATAGAGTGGTTATCAACAACAAGACGGCAATTACCTGTGTACAGTACACTAGTATATGACTGTATCTTATATATTAGTCCTCTATGATTTCATATAAACAGCTATATACAAAAATTTATGGCTATATAAAAAATAACTTTGCCAGGTCTTGCATCAATGCTCAGATTATGCCTAAACACACATCTCGAAGTTGTTCTCTGATCAGTCTAAAGGATGTTCCAACTTCCAGCACATTACTAACATATTAGCTGGTAACTTATGCAAGGATCCCTAACCACGAAGTACATCTTAAAGACTTAAACCCAGGTTATATTGTTACGTCATACTCAATGTTACAAGTAATTATGAAGACAAACAATCTATTCGTCAAGcttcaaatgaagaaaaacagTTGATATTAAAAACTAAATCGATACTGCCCCGAGCAGACAAGTTATTTAGCAAGGatgagtctttttttttttatcaattattGACCatattgttttctttcaagGAGCTGACAGAACTACAACTATGGGGGAGTTGGTTTATTTATTATCATTTCATTTTGTATGACCAATTATAATTTCCCCATACTCAAAATCACTATAAATTTCTTGCTTAAGTTTAAATTGTGTGAAAGTATAAACTGATAACTAACATATATGAGGAAACAAATACCTCAAACTTACAACATatcccaaaagaaaaaaaaatgaatctaCATGTCTACGTTGCAATTACAGCAGCCGATCTGCATCCAATAACCAAACAAATTATTCTATTATAACAAACAACTTCTTAACTAGAACATTACGACCACATTATCAGGACAATCTTTAAAACAGTACTTAAACTCCAGTCTCATACATTAGTCCACACCAAGAAAATCATTCTACTTTCTTATCCAAACTTATCAAACATTTCAAATTATAGTATATACACAACAAAATTACAACCAAcactaaaattatatttatagtaaaaacaagaaagaaaattcaCATCACATATTGCAAAAATGAGAAATGTGCATGAGCTGCTCACCTATAAGAATTGCATATCAACCCCAAACTGCATCTACCAATCATAATAATCCACCTTTCAACCTAAAAccacagtaaataaaaagagatttAACATTTTCAATACCATAACAAATTTTACACAACCCACAAGAACCAAATCCACATACTTACCTGATAAAGCTTCCACCTTTCAAGCTCAGCAGAGATCCCAAGCTCGAAACTCTTCAAAAGCCCTAATCTTTACACTAGATTAGACCTCagaaaaccctaaattttttAGATGGGTTACCGATCAGGGCCTGGAAAACCCTAATTGGAAACTTGGGGCTCCACCGCCATAGCTCCAAGAATCAGTTGCCTTTTACTAAAAACCGAAACTTTCGCCTCAATTTTTGGGGCTCGTTCTCTCTTCTATGATAGATATGAAACAGAAGAGGGGGTGGTATTATTGGTTTGTTATATATGGGTCTTGGGCCGGGTTAAGAAAAACCCGGTCCAAAAGAGtatataaacaaaaaagaaaaggggaGAAGTCTTATATAGCTGAAGAAGCGGCTCAAACGCTTCAAAAGCTGATTGctcattttgtctcagagttCTCCAACTGTAAGAAAAgctctcttctttctctttgattcatgttcttcttcatttttagCTTTTTGGGTTTTCTGTTTTGTATTAGATTTAGTTAAAGTTAGTTAAATGATTGGAAGTTTGGAACTGTGATTGAAATTAGTGAAAACATGTGTTTAGTTCCATATGTTTGGTT
This genomic interval carries:
- the LOC126803368 gene encoding pectinesterase inhibitor 7 produces the protein MAKLCLPLLVIFLSLFSLSRTVEPAFSGHTARRSRARANIEAACRTTRYPDLCIHCLSTYVKPNMTIQSPQELAQVALTASLYRALYARAFVLKVARQINTLKRENQVVHDCLQQINDSVDQLSGAIKELRRLEKESVGDDLFWHISNVETWVGSALTDANTCVDALPGPNMSKLKATIKGKVLNVAQTTSNALALFHRFAKRYRAAGSATKKP
- the LOC126803353 gene encoding protein GRAVITROPIC IN THE LIGHT 1; translation: MLPTGARDTQLRESNSQKVHPQPMEDSMSQNPEAVEALISKVFTNISSLKSAYIQLQAAHTPYDPDKIQAADKLVISELKNLSELKHFYRENNPSPVCVSPQDSRLAAEIQEQQILLKTYGVMVKKFQSEIQNKDSEIMQLQQHIEEAKQKQAKLEKNLKLRGLSTKESEASSGENGSSSVDLTPDLFTSVVEAAYKAIHDFAKPLINMMKAAGWDLDAAANSIEPSVVYAKRPHKKYAFESHICQRMFSGFQQENFSIKLDNLTIAKESFFHQFLTLRDMDPLDMLGQTPDSVFGRYCRTKYLVVVHPKMETSFFGNLDQRNYIMGGGHPRTPFYQAFLKLAKSIWLLHRLAFSFDPHVEIFQVKRGSEFSEVYMESVVKNLVMDEGDQKPKVGLMVMPGFWVGGSVIQSRVYLSGMKVAE